tttttatagaGTGTTTATGtttcatttcaattaatgaaatgattttaaataattttagttttagttgataACAGTCAACTTAAATACTTTTACAACTTaaagctttaaaatgtaatttgcttCTCCATTCAGTTAAGAAAAGGCTTTGTTCAACAGTCAAATCCATGCTTATTGTATGACTTCGGTCATATGgaatttttttgcaattctggAAGTCACAGAATGATTCCACTgtttggaaaacagcagcttggACATTGTGCTATACATAAGTAAATCATGATTAGCTAGCAAGCTTTTTTAGAAATCAGTCATTCAatcaatctaatctaatctggAATTTTAGAGCATGGCTCTTGACTGACTGAAACCAGGGTATGTTCCTCACAAAGCTGTTTTATGGGCTGTCAACATGCAACAGCAGAAACTTGTCACTGCAACCATCTTGCTCAAAGGGAACTGGCCAAGAAAAAAGTTTGGCATGATGGAACACATTCTGTACAGCATGTGCTGCACACATAAGTTTCTGCTACATTCTTTACTCGTGCATGTCTTTTATGTATCCTGAAGCATGAAGTAGGTACGAATGACTGAGTTATTGTGCATCAGTCAACCGTTCAACTGCACTCACTTACCCTTCTTGTGTGGAATGTCATTGATGGAATCCACCACGTGAATGGTGCCCACAGCCGATGCTTCGCCCTGGATGTTGCTGGCATGACACTCGTAGAAGCCGTCCTCATCCTTGGTAAGTGGAGATATCTGCAACAGATGGCCATCAGCCGTAGTTTTCACCCAATCTGTTCTCAGTGTTTCAATAAGTGCAGAGAACTCCAATCAAATGTAACCTGAGATGAGTCCTTTTAGAGCAGTGCGGCCAACAAAAAATGCTATAACGATTTTGCGTTGCGCAATAAATAACACTTGTAACTTGTAGCAGAAAGCTTGTAGTAGATAAGCATGGGGAGATAAATAAACGAAAGAGtgtatatttagttaaaatgtacTTACTAGCACCCAGCCGGTAACCTCATGCTTTTCCGGACCTCCACGGGTCTGGACAGCCAGGTTGTCTTTGTCTCCAGGGAGAGGAAGAGTTTTGTCTTTGCTATTAGATACCTATGAAAATCACACAGTCATGAAGATATTTCACTTTTACACTCAGACTAATTTCAACACACAAACGCCTAAGCACATAATGTTGTAGCTGACTACAGCTTGTTTGTTCTGTGGTGGTTTTGATTATGCATGATTAAGTTACACCAGACTCTACAGGAAGAACCGTATCATTCACACAGAttagcaaatattttatttttagtttttcttttttgtttttcctctAAACTATAACCACATGTGGAACCAGACACGCTAGAtcgtaaattaataaataatgtattgcaTTTTGCAGTTTGATAAACAGCCATCTGAAGTCAAatgtttaacctttttttttttttttttacaaattggcttaatatgaaggaattttctgTATTGACTTTTATCAGGTATTTCCCTGTATTTTCAATTTATTCTGTGTTTAAGGGTTAAAAGAAGAAAAGTCCATTAAATGTCATGGCTGAAAATGACCAGTACCTTTTCAGTTGCGTATGTTTTTAAAGTGTGAGGTGTATGGTGAGATAAACATAAGCATATTACTGAAGTTACAGTAAGGCtatgaaaataaatgcttaaattttGCATGTTGGTACCTGTCAATAAGCATGGCCCCCCTAAATTTGGAATCCTATCACACCaaacaattttaaatgaattgcGCAGtcctgtactgtgtgtgtgtgtgtgtgtgtgtgtttgtatatatatatatatatatatatatatatatatatatatatatatatatatatatatatatatatatattaaaatgtattaatgatatTTACAATTGTCTTATTATCTTTATTGTTgttgcagttattattattatttcatgtaaTGGTACGTGTTAACTTATGTTTTTCTCTGACTTTTCAAACTACTCCCCTCACTCTTTCTCAAGTCCGTCTTTCAGACTTTAATTTTATTGCTTAAACTTTTTAATCTCCTCCTCTGATCTCAAGAGACGCGAAAAGTAATTATTGAGGGACTCTGGGTTTGCATCTCTGTAATAAAAATATCCTGCAGGGCCCCTCAAACTGAGGCAAGGGTGGAATTCGGCATCCAGAACATAATCCAGTTTCCACCATTTATGAAGCATAACTAACCTGATCAACAGAAACTGCCTACAAAAATAAAACCCATATTACCTCATGGTTAAATAAGCATTAAACTAATTTACAGATAGAAAACTGAGTCAGAgctcaaacatatttttaaagactAATATTTCCCAGGGTTTCAGATTTCCTGagagagtttttttcttttttttttttttagtgggaaAACACCATTAGTCATTTTTGTATCCGGTCATCCGCTGTGGCTTTTTATATTAGTGAACTTCTCGCCAGTACAAAGCAATGCCCAGTGCCATTGAATTCCTTGATCCTATCTTTAAGGAGAATGCCTGTCTCCTTCAGTTCTAGAATGGAAAAATGTGATCGCTGATGACACACTTGATAAAGTGCTTCCTGCTCTGATTCCTCCCTTGTTTGTGGTGCTATTGTTTCTGTGCTGTGTTATTCATAGAAGTGGACATCCTTTAACATAGCTGGAGCTGTACTGTATGCACAAACACATCCTTCCTATATTCCATACGGGTTTTGTGTTTGTTCTATAGAATCTGATATACATGAAAACACATCAGCTCAGACATTACATACTTGTAAAAACAATATCCATagataaactgttttttttttttttttttttttaataataatctgttcttttacttttctCCAGGTGAGCACAGGTGTTGGTATCCCGGTGGCTTCACAGCTCAGGAAGACCTGCGAGCCAGTAATGTTCCAGACCTCTCCTGGAGCTGTTACAATAACTGGTGCTgcaaaggacacacacacacacacacacacacaaaaagatttAGAAGTTGCATTCTAGTTGCATATTATATAATAAGCATGCCATGCCGAAATGATCAGCATGTGGGTTTCTCTTGTGCCTGGTTGAGTAAGGAATTCTGGAACCGAGTTTGCACCCTGCACTGATGGACAGATTGAAATACAGACAACAGCTGCATTGTTGCTTCTAGTGTGAGAAAATCACTTCAATGGTTCACTCAAAATTTAAAAGGCTATTTCCAAATCTGACATGTCCAGATGACTTTTTCTTCTATTAGACacaaaattatgaattattatttaattcaatgtCCTAACAGTTTTCTGTTCAATTGGGACATTAATTCTTAGGGGAAAAATGATTAAGTTTACCCGAATTCACTCCTGTTGTAATATATACATGCACTTAGGTTACTTTAGTAAAGATAAGggtaagaaaatgtgtttttacaacCTGCAAACTGATACCTTGTAGTGGAGGAGTATTTCAAACAAGGTAAAACAAATCAGTTTCCATTCCTTCTGAGTTCTGTCATATTGTCAGCTTGTTGGGTTGATTAGGAGAAGACAGAGGTCAGAGAAAGCTCGGCTGGAGAGGCTTTTCCATATAAAGAATCCGCTGTCTCTTTTAATCCCACGCCAGAATGCTGTTATAATGAATTATACGCAGGTTCACTGATCCAAGCTGTCTGACTTTGCTTTAAACCAACAGCATGCCTGTGTGATTTGCTAAACAAGACATTGCTATTTGATCAGGCCTGATCTCCCTATTCAGAACTGAAAATCCACCCGAGGCTGGAATTTCAGACATGTCTGTTCAGAGATAGCGAAACGTTTCCACCCTGTATGAAAACAATAGCCTCTGGCCTGTTCTGCCTTAACACACTGTCAATGTATCTGTGTGCGCACAGTTCATTTGTCCCAGGGACAAAGTACAGGACTGGTCAAGTGCTCCCAGGAGAAAAGAAACTTGAACACAAGCACATGACACCTGAATCATGTGAGGGGATCACGTAGGGCATTAACAAATCTTAAGTAGAAAAGTAGTTGTTGACGCAGCTGTGGATAAAGCCAGCGTTTCATTTCTTTGCACAAACACTCTGATCCATGTGATCCCCGTGGTCAAATTCTACTttggatgaaataaaaaaaactgaccttTAAATAGCTGTGGGTGGTTAGGAACACTTCAAAACACTACGCCTAAATGTACTTGCAATATAAACAGTCAGTGAgccattataaatataaaataattaattaattttgccaTTTAGGTACAGAACTATAATTTGGGGCTAAGCTAAGCTACATAttgtatttacaattttaatacatTGGCCTCAAAACATTTTTGGACACTTAAATCACACTCAAAAATGTATGAATTCCATTGCATTATGCAAATACATAATGCTTTGAATTCCTAGTGACAGGCTCCACTGTGAAAATGTACCCCTTAGTATGACAGctattggggcatgttgtcacagaacattttaatcttttttttttcctagtgatttgaaaatgttgaaaaatacagGAACTTTAggagataatatatttttttaaacacgaaAAACCGTTTGAGTTCTTTACTGCAAAACTACTACAGTCTTTTAAACATGCAAAACCTTCTGTTTTCATTATTTCCTGGCACTTTAACATTGTGCTTACCGACAGTCATTACCGCagattagctttttttttcatatttttatttgcaaaaaatatttgAACACTGTTAGTTGAGATGATTTACACATTGAAATGGCAACATCTGTCATAAAAAGCTAAATATGTTATCTTAAGTGTGTATGGAAACAATTGACATCTAAGGTTACTGTCTAAATTTTACATGGCATAGAGAAAACAATTCAGTCCctattttctatattattattttttatatcagtatttacaaaacagctcaaaatgtgaaaaagctattgaaatatattacatttttatagaaaaaaaaagaaaaatgtatataggACATTTTGTAAGAAGCGGAGttgaaaaacatacaaaataaacacgTTCCAGATTAAAATCTTATTGACTCGTTTCATATGTATTATACAGACTCTGATGGTTAAAATACAAAGTAACCGGGACTGATTTTTTCAAAAGTGCCCGTAGCTGCAGAAACACCTCTCTACGTATCATAGCCCACATGCACTATTAACCAGCATTATTTAAtctaaacattttcattattaatgaaaattattaaagtGCTGACTGCTAAATTACAGAGATTCTCCTAGTGTTGAGGCATCTCACCTTCAGCGCATTTGCCCTTGTTCCGAATCTTAATTTCGGGTTTTTTGTCCTTCACTGCTGTGACACTCGCTGCTTTCAGCTCACAGCCGCTGTTGTAGTTCACGCCGTCAGTGCCGCACACGGGATAGTTGCTCTTGCAGACGCAGACCCCTGATTTGCTCTTCTTGTCTTTGTCGCTCTTGACGCACTCGAGTCCGGACGCGCAGCGCTTGGCTGAGGCTCCACGTCCCCCGCACGGATCTCCAGCACCAGACGCGCAGAGCTCGCAGCAGCCGCACGCGTCCAGCAGCGTCCCCGAGGAGCAGCCCTCGGCCGGCAGCGGAGCGCACTTACTCGGGTCGCAGGTGCCGCAGCTGCGGGGCACCCGGTCAGCTGACACCACAGCAAACAGTGTTAAGAGCAGAACGCAGATCATGGTGAGGTGTGAAGGGTCTCAGGCTGGTTCAGAGTCTGCTGCTTCTTTCTGCTTTGGGATGGAGGTACTAGACCCCGCCCAATAGGACCACAAACTTACAATAGCACAAGAAAACGTATCCTCCTCTCTTGGCATAGTTTTGTTGAGATTGGTATTATGATCCCATGGAATACCGACGTGAGGTTTTTGGGTTTCCTGAATGGTTGCAAGGGTGTCCCAGTTCAAAAgagcccaggtttctttaagtcTCATGTAACAGGGATTCCCAAACCTTTTTTTATGCCAAGTTTTTCCAAATGTGATGATCCCCTTTCATAATTTATAAGGGCAGAGACACATTTATACTAAGAACATAAGTGTGATATTATACAGGCAACATACtgtttgcaaaatgtaaactaacTTTAtgacatataaaaaaatttttacttAGCTTTTTTTGGCTTCAAAAGTGGTTCAgtatggaaaatatttatttttgtattttctcctATGCTGTTAGAGTAAAATATTAGATGCACAAACATGAAGAGAGTCATTTTCAGTCCAGATTtgtttgtatataaaaaataaataataataactgagcaTATGTACACAATTATCCAAACAGTTtggcatttacatatttttttattcttttattcagtaaggatgcattaattgataaatagtgacagtaaagatgtttttCCAATTTTTGTTGTCatataaattgttcttttgaacttaacattaacaaaacctcataaaaaagtgtattatgatttccacaatgacattaagcagcacaactgtttccaacataaTAATATGATTTGATAATAATATTGttcacatattagaatgatttctgattaatcatgtgacactgaagactggagtaatgatgctgaaaattcaacttcgcattacagaaatgaattacatcCAAAGAAAACTAGgaatctattattttaaattgtaatagtttttcaaaatattactattttcactgtattgttgattaaataaatgcagccttgctaagcataagagacttattttaaaaacatttaaaaaaatcttaccaacccagaACATTTGAAGAGTAGTGTATACGTTACAAAACAACAACCCTTAcccttttttctctttaaaaaatgGTCACTTGTTTCTAATAGGccaaaattgtaaaattgtttaACATCAGTTTAAAATTGTAGTACTTATCAGAGTCTCTCTCCTAAAGCAGTTTTTCATAAACACATCTGATGGATGAATCCACACAGGCATCCACATGCTCCATTCACATTTACAGTAGACGATGCTTTAATTTACAACATCCACATCCATCTATTTGACTTATTTGGTTACAAATGCATCTGTTATGTCCTTGTATGGTGTTTCAGAGTCTGCATGTGTTGGAGGGATGCGACAGACGGCCCGGGAGCGAGGGGATCTCAGGAGCAGGTTATGTGCCAGGCCCAGACAACTGGAGCTGAGCCAGAACAGAGACATGGACTATGAattaaggaaaaaagaaaagaaaaataatcacaagtcatttaaatttcaatttgtgaATTCAGAGAGCTGTTTTTGTGAAGCATTCTCAACTTGAGAAACTTCTCATCCACTGCTCCCACGTAAGAAGGACCGGAGACACAACACAAATATATCTGTCAGCTAGATAAGCACAAGATATCGATTGGTACGTCTACTGAAGATATCACAGCAAAGTTACACAATGTCTCAGCCCATGTAACTATTCTCAGACGGGCTTCAAAAACACAATCTTCCGTATGCCCCCTTTTATCGCAAGATCGAAATCCTTAGAGCTCCGGGCAATAAGGGGCATATCTGTGCAGGGACAAAAGACATCATGTACCACTGCTGTCTTTCCTTTTGGAAAAACAACGTTACTCAAAAACGTGAGTAATATTTATTCATGTCATACAAGCTGAAACCTGTCCAGATCCTCACTTAAACTAAAGTTACTGTACACAGATACAGCAGATAATGTTGGAATGGAGTTGCTGGCTACAGGAATCATCAGCAGAGATATGCCTCTGATGAAGTTAGTAACATAATTTTGGCTCTAGCTGTCTGAGGGcgaatatttgaaaaaaaaaaaagaaaagaaagaaaaacattcattggTTAACAATCTCATAAAACCTATCAAGAACAAGTAATGTACTTTAACTTTAGACTTTAACTCAAGACACAGCAGATGGCATTAAAATAATTCTTTCCTACCTGCACGTTTTCTCTGACCTGGCCTTCTCTTTGGCTTTGGCTGAGATACAGAGATCTCAAAGCGTAACTGGCGGGCCAACACAGCCATCTCTTTCTGCAGAGCTTCATATCTGGGGCAAAAGGGCACTAGGGTTACTCTTTCCCAGACTGAAGTCTTTTTTCTTTCCAACAGTTGCAAAATCCCTGGCGTATGAAAACATGAATTCACTGGCCATTGGGACTCAAAACCTAAATATTGCCCGGATGTGTTTTAACAAATTACTAAATTCTTCAGATACAGGCAGCCACATGCATATTTTCATGTGCATTTGCATTTCATAAAAGGACAGCCGATTTGGAATCTCTGCTTGCATTTAGATATCAAAACATCAGTTTTGGTCTGTCTGATACACTACAGATAATGTTCTCACACTTTGGGTCATCAGTATGGGAGGAAAAAGGAGGGGAGGCACATTCTTTTCCTCTTTCAATCCTCCTCCTTGGCAAGAGAAACATTCCACAGCTGGGAGACACTGGGGCGATAGAGAGACTCTTAATAAGGCACATGATCTCCAGTGTTTACTCTGTGATATCTGCTGTCCTCCAAGATGTGCCTTACATACTGTACTATGTTTAGACAAACTAACAAATACATTCAAAGGAGAAAGGGCTGTTTACTCAATGATTCAAGTTAAACCTAGTCAGAAACCAACACTCTCATGTTGCAACCTTATTGAAAGGgatacatttctttttcttttgaaagCAGAGTTTGATGTGCAAGTAATTCAAAAGGCAAAGCGGGAACTCAAAATAACACAGAAGGAATTATAGGAATTATAGGAATAATAAAaaccaaaaggaaaataataatattcttcaAAGAATATCTATTTTTAGGAAAAGACAAAAATTGCCCTGTGAATTAACAGAAAtaagcaaaaaaagaagaaaaaaaaaacagtattagaATCATCACAACATTGACTACCGTTCATAAGTTTGTGGGcagtaaattaatactttaattcagtcACGATGCATTAACTTGATTAAAAATATCAGTGAAAACTTGTAATCTttaaagatttcaatttcaaataaatgttgttcacagaaataaattacattttaaatatacacgCTACCTCTCTTTTACTCTTGACACACAAATCAAATGCCATGTatgattcatttaatattttatgttatggaTATTCTGCAAatctctttaaaataatattttactaaaacaaacaattcgtattacaataaaacacaaaaatgactATCGAACACTATAATCaatagtataaaaaaaagaaagaaaaagaaaatcagtcaaaGATGACTGTTTTAACCTGGTCAGACTCTTACAGTAAATTAAACTGGAAGAAACATAAGCAAATCTTTACCTTTGTTTGTGGTTGTTTATCACATCATTTGTGTTGAATATgtattgaaacattttatttttccaaatatatCTATCCtttgttttgtaaaaacatttgGTCTTTAAAGGATCTCTTTAATGATGCTGGAGAGGTGTTGGATTACAGTGCTTTTACTCTTAAACATGGTTTTGCATAACATCCAAAACATCCAAACTTCAGCCATCCCATCTGGACTTAAAACTATCATGaaagtttgtttattatataataagttaCACCAATTTCACTGGCACTATACCCAGGGCCAACTAAATTTAAAAGTAAGAAATGTACAAACGATTATATCAGACAAATCttcaacatttttatgttttcttacaggtcttaaagaaataatttggatcttttctttgacaaaaaaaaaataaataaaaaaatgcttgaacATATTAGAACCTCATATTTAAAATTACCACTTCACCACAAAATTAAAGAAACTCACTTGGAAATTTTATAAGATTTTTACCCATCTGGAGAGTTTCTAAGGGTTAGATTTAATTTTTGAAAtgatattatgttaattttgCAACTCATctccaaaccttttttttttttgcttgtaaataTTCAAGTGTCTTCTGGGAAAAAGTGCAATTATGGTTAAAAGAGAGAAATGTGGTTAAATTGAACCTGTCCTTTAtagatattaaatatgaaaactatGAAGAAGATGGCAAAAAAGGTTTGTTGATCAATGTCTTACTTTTGTTAGCAAAGAGCTTTATTCACAAATGtagattttttaaatcaatcCCCCATGTTTATAGTATTTAAGAATTATTTGAGACAATACTCAAAAACTTTAtcgaaaacaaaaaataaaaaagctggaatcctgttaaatttattttttataaatataatttattataacgtTTTATTTCATCCCCTGTGTTTTCatctatatttattaatatattacgaACATATGACAAGTATTACAAAATACAGAGTAtattcaatgtattttaaaagcgtatttatttatttttctttaattatatacattGTTGGAATCTTCCAAAGCACCTCAGCGCCATCTGTTGACAACCACAGCTCAAACAGAGACTGGCAAACATAGGCACAACACAGGCCCAAGTTCATTCATTACCAAAGTTATCTACAAATGATTCCCGTTTCATCTGGACCTCTGTAACTACTCCAATTTGGGAAATACGAATGCTTGTCATGTGAGGTATGTCGATCTTCGTATTTTTTATCTTGAAACATACGTGTTGCTAGATTTTGTGACAAAAAGTCTCACTCAGAAAGAAAACACCCATGTGCTAAACCGTACATTAACTAATCAAACTTCATTCCATGGAATTGCTagcattataaataattttttttttagtattcagTATGTATATTTAATCTTCAGAGTTAAACTGTTTGAAATATAGCAGATCAAATTTAATGAAACCATTTGACAAAACATCAGTTCCAGACTGAGATGTTGTATTTGCCCTTCTGTGCAGAAATATGAGCACATATtagcaaatatttttattcatccatTTTATCAATAACTGTTTAGTTtgaaacattttatgtaaaatttacagtacacTGCATAATGTATCTGCTCTGAATGTATAATACACAATGTATTTTACCACAGGAAAGGGCAACTTACAGGCCCTCTAAACTCATTTGTCTGTGACACTGATAGTTTAGTCCTGTACTTGGCCGGCAaaacaggtcaaaggtcagtctAGTTGTGGGCCCTTCTAGCCCTGCGCTGCTGTGATGCCCTGCGTTGATTAATAAGCTTAGTGCTGGCACGCAGTTTCCGTATGCGCAGCTGGCGCAGTCGGAGCTGTAGGTCTTTGGGAATCTTGCCTCCCTTGGCCAGGATCTCTCGCAAACGCTGTTTTGGTGTCTTGGTGAGGTGGAAGTCACATATAGTTGGGTAATGCTCATATTCGACCCTGCAACTTCGTGTAGCTGGGAAGTATCCCTCTGCGGTCACTGTGACATCATAGTCGCCTGGGTTCAACAGACGCCAGAAGTCCCCATCAAAAGCTGAAACAGGATAGGAGAACATTTTCAGCTCATTTTGAAGCTTCCCGAAATTATTTGAAGGATTGTTTTAATCATTCTGAATGGCATTAACGCTACCTGATCTTATGTGGTGGTCGATGTCATCTACTTTGATTATGGCATCAGAGATGCCGGCTTCAGTGTCTTTGTCCTTAACCACTCCTTTGATTCCTCTGTGCACCTGTCATATACACAAATCAGTGTTTGCATTGCTTTTTCTGACACATTCAGATGTTAAGACGTGGTTGCTGACATTCTGTATGTAATATTTTGTACCTGCTCCATGTAAACAAGGAGAGATTCTTTATTGTTCTCCCATTCTTCGGGGAGCTCACTGGCATGAGGGAATTTATCACAGGACAGCTCCACCGTCACCTCAAAACAGTTGGTGTGCAGGTAACTAAAGTCATTCATACCTACAGATGAAGACAGAGGCAGAGTGATGCAATCAGGGTTAATATTCTCagacactaccgttcaaaagttagGAGTCTGtacgatttttaaatgtttcagagAAGTCTCTATGGATCTTTGCTgcgtatttaaaaacaataatattgcgAACTATTATTACAAaccaaaataactgttttctgatttattatattttaaaatgagattTATTTCCAGTCTTTAGTgacatatgatccttcagaaatctttctaatatgctgatttagtcctcaagaaacatttcttatttttatc
This DNA window, taken from Carassius auratus strain Wakin chromosome 14, ASM336829v1, whole genome shotgun sequence, encodes the following:
- the LOC113113861 gene encoding insulin-like growth factor-binding protein 7, which translates into the protein MICVLLLTLFAVVSADRVPRSCGTCDPSKCAPLPAEGCSSGTLLDACGCCELCASGAGDPCGGRGASAKRCASGLECVKSDKDKKSKSGVCVCKSNYPVCGTDGVNYNSGCELKAASVTAVKDKKPEIKIRNKGKCAEAPVIVTAPGEVWNITGSQVFLSCEATGIPTPVLTWRKVSNSKDKTLPLPGDKDNLAVQTRGGPEKHEVTGWVLISPLTKDEDGFYECHASNIQGEASAVGTIHVVDSINDIPHKKGKDDEL